The Rhodocytophaga rosea genome has a segment encoding these proteins:
- a CDS encoding O-acetylhomoserine aminocarboxypropyltransferase/cysteine synthase family protein: protein MASPHQFETLQIHAGQEVEGTTMSRAVPIYQTTSYVFKNSEHGANLFALKEFGNIYTRIMNPTTDVFEKRVAALEGGAAALAVASGQASQFIALNNIMQAGDNFVSTSFLYGGTYNQFKVSFKRLGIDVRFADGDKAESFEKLIDEKTKALYLETIGNPEFNIPDFEAIAAIARKYDIPLIVDNTFGACGYLFRPIEHGANVVVESATKWIGGHGTSIGGVIVDAGNFNWGNGKFPQFTEPAEGYHGMKFWDIFGTNGPFGNIAFIIRARVEGLRDFGPALSPFNSFLLLQGLETLSLRVDRHVQNALALAQWLEKHEEVEGVNYPGLSSSPYYSLAKKYLKRGYGGVLSFKIKGGKAQAEQFVNSLKLVSHLANVGDAKTLIIHPASTTHQQLSEQEQTAAGVDPNLLRISAGIEHIDDIKADLQQAFEQLVSKSALAV from the coding sequence ATGGCTTCTCCACACCAATTTGAAACTTTGCAGATACACGCCGGGCAAGAAGTAGAAGGAACTACTATGTCAAGGGCAGTACCGATTTATCAGACTACTTCTTATGTGTTCAAAAATTCCGAACATGGAGCTAATTTATTTGCCCTGAAAGAGTTTGGCAATATTTATACCCGTATTATGAACCCTACTACGGATGTATTTGAAAAAAGAGTAGCGGCTCTGGAAGGTGGTGCTGCTGCCTTAGCGGTAGCTTCCGGACAAGCCTCACAGTTTATTGCCCTTAATAATATTATGCAGGCAGGCGATAATTTTGTATCTACTTCATTTTTATATGGAGGCACTTACAACCAGTTCAAAGTTTCTTTCAAACGTTTAGGCATAGATGTACGCTTTGCGGATGGAGATAAAGCAGAAAGCTTTGAAAAGTTAATAGATGAAAAAACCAAAGCGCTTTACCTGGAAACTATTGGTAATCCCGAATTTAACATTCCTGATTTTGAAGCCATTGCTGCTATAGCTCGTAAATATGATATTCCACTGATCGTAGACAATACATTCGGTGCTTGTGGCTATCTCTTCCGGCCTATCGAACATGGGGCAAACGTGGTGGTAGAATCTGCTACCAAATGGATCGGTGGACATGGCACCAGCATTGGTGGAGTAATAGTAGATGCAGGTAATTTCAACTGGGGCAATGGAAAATTCCCGCAATTCACAGAACCTGCCGAAGGATATCATGGTATGAAATTCTGGGATATTTTCGGTACCAATGGCCCATTCGGAAACATTGCCTTTATCATCCGGGCACGGGTAGAAGGCTTGCGTGATTTCGGACCAGCATTGAGTCCCTTTAACTCCTTCCTTTTGCTGCAAGGCCTGGAAACTCTTTCTCTGCGGGTAGACCGCCATGTACAGAATGCCCTGGCATTAGCCCAGTGGCTGGAAAAACATGAAGAGGTAGAAGGTGTAAATTATCCCGGTTTGTCAAGTAGTCCTTATTACTCCCTGGCCAAGAAATACCTGAAAAGAGGGTATGGCGGCGTGTTATCTTTCAAAATTAAAGGCGGCAAGGCACAAGCCGAACAATTTGTAAACAGCCTGAAGTTAGTAAGTCATCTGGCTAATGTGGGTGATGCCAAAACACTAATTATTCACCCGGCTTCTACTACTCACCAGCAATTGTCTGAACAAGAGCAGACTGCCGCGGGGGTAGATCCAAACTTACTACGCATTTCGGCAGGAATTGAACATATTGATGACATCAAAGCTGATCTTCAGCAGGCTTTTGAACAACTGGTGTCAAAGTCGGCACTAGCCGTTTAG